One window of Tepidanaerobacter acetatoxydans Re1 genomic DNA carries:
- a CDS encoding DNA polymerase III subunit alpha produces the protein MGEFVHLHVHTNYSLLDGACEIERLAKRLTELGMKSAAITDHGVMYGVIDFYKIMLSYGIKPIIGCEVYMAARTMQDRQPGIDDDLYHLVLLAKNNEGYKNLMKLVSVGFTDGFYYKPRIDMSVLKEYSDGLIALSACLAGKIPTLLLEGNYDQAKRTAEDFKEIFGQDNFYLEVQDHGILDQRKIINDLIRLSKETEIPIVATNDVHYINKVDATVQDALLCIQTGKTLDDENRMKFQTSEFYLKSSEEMEKLFSYIPDAIENTAVIAEKCNVKLDFNTIHLPSFEVPEGVTQDEFLEKLCYEGAAERYSEITDKIKQRLDYELDTIKKMGYSSYFLIVWDFINYARKNKIMVGPGRGSAAGSLVAYCLHITNIDPLKYNLLFERFLNPERVSMPDIDVDFCYERRQEVIDYVVKKYGQDRVAQIVTFGTMAARAAIRDVGRVMGYPYGEVDMIAKMIPQEIGMTIENALIVNPELKKMYDENERIKRLLDVAKALEGFPRHASTHAAGVVISKDPIVEHVPLHKIGDSNVATQYTMTALEELGLLKMDFLGLRTLTVIRDAINIIRHTKGKEVNLDKLSLDDKKVYEMLGQGNTAGVFQLESSGMRNLLTELKPESFQDVAAIIGLYRPGPLGSGAADDFIKSKNGQKSINYLHPALKPILDETYGIILYQEQAMQIAQELAGFSLAQADILRKAMGKKKQDVMAAQRESFVEGCIKNGIDKITAGKIFDEISYFAGYGFNKAHTAAYAVIAYQTAYLKAHFPVEFMAALLTSVIDNTDKVAYYINECRRMNIEVLPPDINESYESFTVVSDKIRFGLTAVKNVGQSVAKSIINARKDKGRFTSFTDFIEKVCGELNKKALESLIKSGAFSSLGVKRSQLIRIYEGTLVRVQKQQKENVKNQISIFEMLDDVPAFQEILPDIPEYPKAELLAMEKEMLGIYLSGHPLLEYEEELSKNVTFYIGNKNDVNNIQDNMPVTIGGIITAINTKTTKNDKIMAFVDIEDLTGTMEAIVFPTIFEKYKSYLLADSKVYLKGRISYKEDESPKVIVDEIIPMEKDNTARLLVIPLSGQDDTNVISDIKEFISTHSGNTQVVIHLKDIDKSFLLNEKLDISANNLNLFTERTGLRNYLFWDKLVVGQQ, from the coding sequence ATGGGAGAGTTTGTGCATTTGCATGTCCATACGAACTATAGCCTCTTAGACGGTGCGTGTGAAATAGAGAGGCTGGCTAAACGTCTGACAGAACTGGGTATGAAAAGCGCAGCCATTACAGACCATGGTGTAATGTATGGTGTAATAGATTTTTACAAAATTATGCTCTCTTATGGAATCAAGCCGATAATAGGCTGCGAAGTTTATATGGCTGCACGAACCATGCAGGACCGCCAGCCGGGAATAGATGATGATTTATATCATTTGGTTCTTTTGGCAAAAAATAATGAGGGCTATAAAAATTTGATGAAGCTTGTTTCGGTAGGTTTTACCGATGGGTTTTACTATAAACCAAGAATAGATATGTCGGTTCTTAAAGAATATTCAGATGGTCTTATAGCATTAAGTGCTTGTCTTGCAGGCAAGATACCGACTTTGCTGTTGGAAGGCAATTATGATCAAGCTAAAAGAACTGCTGAAGATTTTAAGGAAATATTCGGACAAGACAATTTTTACTTAGAAGTTCAAGACCATGGCATATTAGATCAGAGAAAAATAATCAATGACCTTATACGTTTAAGTAAAGAAACTGAAATCCCTATTGTAGCAACAAATGATGTCCATTATATTAATAAAGTTGACGCAACGGTGCAAGATGCTCTTTTATGTATACAAACAGGGAAAACCTTAGATGATGAAAACAGAATGAAATTCCAAACTTCAGAATTTTATTTGAAATCATCGGAAGAAATGGAAAAACTCTTTTCATATATCCCAGATGCCATTGAAAACACTGCCGTAATTGCCGAAAAATGCAATGTAAAACTGGACTTTAATACAATACATCTGCCCAGCTTTGAAGTTCCGGAAGGCGTTACGCAGGATGAATTTCTGGAAAAATTGTGCTATGAAGGTGCGGCTGAAAGATATTCCGAAATTACGGATAAAATCAAACAGCGTTTAGATTATGAGTTAGATACAATTAAGAAAATGGGTTATTCCAGTTATTTTCTGATTGTATGGGATTTTATTAACTATGCACGGAAAAATAAAATCATGGTAGGACCCGGAAGGGGATCTGCCGCCGGCAGCCTTGTAGCTTATTGCCTGCATATTACTAATATTGATCCGTTAAAGTACAATCTTCTATTTGAGCGCTTTTTAAACCCCGAGCGAGTATCTATGCCGGATATAGATGTGGACTTCTGTTATGAGCGGCGTCAGGAGGTTATTGATTATGTCGTCAAGAAATATGGCCAAGATCGAGTAGCACAAATTGTAACATTTGGAACAATGGCTGCCCGAGCTGCTATTAGGGATGTAGGCAGAGTTATGGGATATCCTTACGGCGAAGTGGATATGATTGCAAAAATGATACCACAGGAGATAGGCATGACTATCGAAAATGCCTTGATAGTAAATCCTGAGCTTAAAAAAATGTATGATGAAAATGAAAGAATCAAGCGTCTTTTAGATGTAGCTAAAGCTCTTGAAGGTTTCCCGCGCCACGCATCGACACATGCTGCAGGTGTTGTAATATCAAAAGACCCAATTGTAGAACATGTTCCCTTGCATAAAATAGGCGATTCTAATGTGGCAACACAGTATACAATGACTGCTCTTGAAGAACTAGGCCTTTTAAAAATGGATTTTTTAGGGCTGCGAACTTTGACGGTTATAAGGGATGCTATAAACATTATCCGCCACACGAAAGGTAAAGAAGTAAATCTTGATAAACTTTCGTTAGATGATAAAAAAGTTTACGAAATGCTAGGGCAGGGAAACACTGCAGGGGTTTTCCAGCTTGAAAGTTCAGGTATGAGAAATTTACTTACGGAATTAAAACCCGAATCTTTTCAGGATGTGGCAGCAATAATAGGTTTGTATCGACCGGGTCCGCTAGGAAGCGGTGCAGCCGATGATTTTATAAAGAGTAAAAATGGTCAAAAATCTATAAATTACTTGCATCCTGCGCTAAAGCCCATATTAGATGAAACTTATGGAATAATTCTTTATCAAGAGCAGGCTATGCAGATTGCTCAGGAGCTAGCCGGTTTTTCTTTGGCTCAAGCCGATATCCTTCGTAAGGCTATGGGAAAAAAGAAGCAGGATGTTATGGCTGCTCAGAGGGAGTCGTTTGTAGAAGGCTGTATAAAAAATGGCATTGACAAAATAACAGCAGGTAAGATATTTGATGAAATTTCTTATTTTGCCGGTTATGGCTTTAATAAGGCACATACTGCCGCTTATGCCGTTATAGCATATCAGACGGCCTATCTCAAAGCCCATTTTCCGGTAGAATTTATGGCTGCTCTTTTGACCAGTGTGATAGACAATACCGATAAAGTAGCTTATTATATAAATGAGTGCCGCCGCATGAATATAGAGGTCCTGCCGCCGGATATAAATGAGAGTTACGAAAGTTTTACAGTAGTGTCTGATAAAATAAGGTTCGGCCTTACTGCTGTAAAAAACGTGGGTCAAAGTGTTGCAAAATCGATCATAAATGCCAGAAAAGATAAAGGCAGGTTTACTTCTTTTACCGATTTTATTGAAAAGGTTTGCGGCGAATTAAATAAGAAGGCATTAGAGAGCCTTATAAAGAGCGGGGCATTTTCATCATTAGGAGTAAAGCGTTCCCAACTTATTAGAATCTATGAAGGTACTTTAGTTCGTGTTCAGAAACAGCAAAAGGAAAATGTAAAAAATCAAATCTCAATTTTTGAAATGCTTGATGATGTCCCTGCATTTCAGGAGATTTTACCCGATATTCCGGAATATCCGAAGGCTGAATTGCTGGCTATGGAAAAAGAAATGTTAGGCATCTACTTAAGTGGTCACCCATTGCTGGAATATGAAGAAGAATTGTCGAAAAATGTTACTTTCTATATTGGGAATAAGAATGATGTAAATAATATTCAGGATAACATGCCTGTAACCATAGGCGGTATTATAACAGCAATAAATACTAAAACTACTAAAAATGATAAAATAATGGCATTTGTAGACATTGAAGATTTAACCGGGACAATGGAAGCCATAGTTTTCCCTACAATTTTTGAAAAGTACAAATCTTATTTGCTTGCGGATTCAAAGGTGTACCTAAAAGGCAGAATTAGTTATAAAGAGGATGAATCACCAAAGGTCATTGTGGATGAAATTATTCCGATGGAAAAAGATAATACGGCAAGGCTGTTGGTGATTCCCTTGTCCGGCCAGGATGATACTAATGTTATAAGTGATATCAAAGAATTTATTTCCACACATTCCGGCAATACACAAGTTGTGATACATCTGAAAGATATAGATAAAAGTTTTTTACTAAACGAGAAGCTGGACATTTCGGCTAATAATTTAAATTTATTTACTGAAAGGACTGGCTTGAGAAATTATTTATTTTGGGATAAATTAGTGGTAGGGCAACAGTAA
- a CDS encoding HAD family hydrolase — translation MEKLSLVIFDMDGLMFDTERISALAWQKAGEELGFKLDPDIIAGATGLNAGDALPYFKKYLGERFSYSEIQKVKLAYFNKYIKENGLPVKEGLYELIDFLEKASIPKAVATSTYRKKAEECLSLANVKDRFDLIVCGDDVSRGKPEPDIFLKAAEELNCLPNECIVLEDSENGLKAALRAKMYPICVPDLRRPSKEVRKLIFKEFSSLIEVKDFLEKEISNLFIKKCEWA, via the coding sequence ATGGAAAAATTATCATTAGTTATCTTTGATATGGACGGCTTGATGTTCGATACAGAAAGGATTTCAGCTTTGGCCTGGCAAAAAGCAGGAGAAGAACTAGGATTCAAGCTTGATCCCGATATAATTGCCGGGGCAACAGGTTTGAATGCCGGTGATGCATTACCTTATTTCAAGAAATACCTGGGCGAACGTTTTTCTTACTCTGAAATCCAAAAAGTAAAATTAGCGTATTTTAACAAATATATAAAAGAAAATGGACTTCCGGTTAAAGAAGGCCTATATGAATTGATAGATTTTCTCGAAAAGGCATCTATTCCAAAAGCGGTTGCCACTTCCACATACAGAAAAAAAGCCGAAGAATGCTTGTCTTTAGCTAATGTAAAAGACAGGTTTGATTTGATAGTATGCGGGGACGATGTTTCAAGGGGTAAACCTGAACCGGATATATTTTTAAAGGCGGCAGAAGAGTTAAATTGCTTACCTAATGAGTGCATTGTGTTGGAAGATTCGGAAAACGGCTTAAAGGCTGCCTTGCGAGCCAAAATGTATCCCATCTGTGTTCCCGACCTAAGGCGGCCTTCTAAGGAAGTCCGGAAGCTTATATTTAAAGAATTTAGTTCACTTA
- the pyk gene encoding pyruvate kinase yields MLRTKIICTLGPSSEDKYIMSQLIRAGMNIARVNLSHGDHEEHSKRIKVLRETCRELKSNAALLLDTKGPEIRLGTFYGGKVTLEKGQEFTITSTPIIGSEKEAFINYEKISKAVVPGDRILLSDGLIELQVKEIRGENVTCTVVNGGQLSDRQGVNIPNKSLDLPSLAKKDIEDIIFGIGMGADFIAASFIRKAADVNEIRKLLDSNGGSDIHIIAKIENREGVQNIDEIINAADGIMIARGDLGVEIPVQEIPLVQKKIISKCNTAGKPVVTATQMLDSMIRNPRPTRAEVTDVANAIFDGTDAIMLSGETAAGKYPIESVRMMASIAQKADQALIERAKHMALNAKQITAKSVTDAISHATCSIASELKAKAIITSTKSGYTARAVAKYRPGIPIIAVTFKEKVLKTLQIVHGVIPLKVEETSSTDEMFFEAVRGALSSGMVKKGDLVVITAGVPVNVTGTTNLIRVHVAGDEKIS; encoded by the coding sequence ATGCTCAGGACAAAAATAATATGCACTCTTGGTCCTTCAAGCGAAGATAAATATATAATGAGTCAATTAATCAGAGCAGGGATGAATATTGCTCGTGTAAATCTTTCACATGGGGACCATGAAGAACATTCCAAGAGAATTAAGGTCCTGCGCGAAACCTGTAGAGAATTAAAATCCAATGCAGCATTACTGCTTGATACAAAAGGGCCTGAGATACGTTTGGGAACATTTTATGGCGGGAAGGTAACTCTGGAAAAAGGCCAGGAATTTACAATTACTTCAACTCCAATAATAGGTAGCGAAAAAGAGGCTTTTATAAATTACGAAAAGATTTCTAAAGCAGTAGTGCCGGGAGACAGGATACTTTTATCTGACGGTTTAATAGAGCTTCAAGTAAAAGAAATACGAGGCGAAAATGTTACCTGCACTGTTGTAAACGGTGGCCAGTTAAGCGATAGGCAGGGTGTAAATATACCTAACAAATCCTTGGATTTGCCTTCATTAGCAAAGAAAGACATAGAAGATATAATTTTTGGCATAGGTATGGGTGCGGATTTTATAGCAGCCTCGTTTATAAGAAAAGCTGCAGATGTAAATGAAATAAGAAAGCTATTAGATTCAAACGGCGGCAGTGATATTCACATAATAGCAAAGATAGAAAACCGTGAAGGTGTTCAGAACATTGATGAAATAATCAATGCGGCTGATGGAATCATGATAGCTCGCGGAGATTTAGGTGTTGAGATTCCGGTTCAAGAGATACCTTTAGTTCAGAAGAAAATAATAAGTAAATGCAATACGGCGGGAAAACCTGTTGTGACTGCCACTCAAATGTTAGACTCCATGATTAGAAATCCCAGGCCCACAAGGGCTGAAGTTACCGACGTTGCAAATGCCATATTTGATGGAACCGATGCAATTATGCTGTCGGGAGAAACAGCAGCGGGAAAATATCCCATAGAATCTGTAAGGATGATGGCGAGCATAGCACAGAAGGCTGATCAGGCACTTATTGAGCGTGCGAAGCATATGGCGTTAAATGCAAAACAGATAACTGCAAAGTCTGTAACTGATGCCATAAGTCATGCAACATGTTCTATAGCTTCAGAACTTAAAGCAAAAGCGATAATCACTTCCACAAAGTCAGGCTATACTGCAAGAGCGGTTGCAAAATACCGACCGGGTATTCCGATTATAGCGGTTACGTTTAAGGAAAAAGTTTTAAAAACCCTTCAAATTGTTCATGGCGTAATTCCTCTTAAAGTTGAAGAAACCTCCTCAACCGATGAAATGTTTTTTGAAGCAGTAAGAGGGGCTTTAAGTTCCGGAATGGTTAAAAAAGGTGATTTAGTCGTGATAACTGCCGGCGTTCCGGTCAATGTAACGGGTACTACCAATTTAATTCGCGTGCATGTAGCGGGAGATGAAAAGATAAGTTAG
- the pfkA gene encoding 6-phosphofructokinase → MNRIGVLTSGGDAPGMNAAVRAIVRKAIHYGIEIYGVHRGFMGLINSDFVKLDISSVGDIIHRGGTTLLTARCDEFKTEEGQRKALKNLEAFGIEGIIVIGGDGSLRGANALSKLGIPTIGIPATIDNDIAFTDNCIGFDTAANTVVDALNKVRDTATSHERTFIIEVMGRRAGHLALYTGLASGAETILVPEIPFDLNAVCDKIEKGYIRGKLHSIIVVAEGAANSMEVGKVIQEKTGLETRVIILGHLQRGGNPSAYDRILASRFGGKAVDLIIQNTKDKMLGLINGELVITDIEKVLSATKPLDMELYQLSDVLSF, encoded by the coding sequence ATGAACAGAATTGGAGTACTTACAAGCGGCGGAGATGCACCCGGCATGAATGCTGCAGTCAGAGCGATAGTTAGGAAAGCTATACATTATGGCATTGAAATCTATGGTGTACATAGAGGCTTTATGGGACTAATAAACTCGGACTTTGTAAAATTGGATATAAGTTCGGTAGGTGATATTATACATCGCGGAGGAACCACTCTACTTACTGCCAGATGTGATGAGTTTAAGACTGAAGAAGGGCAAAGGAAAGCATTAAAAAATCTTGAAGCTTTTGGTATTGAGGGAATCATTGTAATAGGAGGAGATGGCTCTCTTAGAGGCGCCAATGCTTTGTCAAAACTTGGTATCCCTACAATCGGGATTCCTGCAACGATTGACAATGACATAGCATTTACAGATAATTGTATTGGTTTTGATACTGCTGCAAATACAGTGGTTGATGCACTAAACAAGGTTAGAGACACTGCAACATCACATGAGCGAACTTTTATTATAGAAGTTATGGGCAGAAGAGCAGGTCATCTGGCTTTATACACCGGCCTTGCCAGCGGGGCTGAAACTATTTTGGTACCGGAAATTCCATTCGATTTAAATGCCGTATGTGATAAAATTGAAAAAGGCTATATCAGAGGCAAACTGCACAGTATTATCGTAGTTGCCGAAGGGGCGGCCAACAGCATGGAAGTAGGAAAAGTTATCCAGGAAAAAACCGGTCTTGAAACAAGAGTTATCATTTTAGGTCATTTGCAAAGAGGTGGCAATCCTTCGGCATATGATCGAATATTGGCCAGCCGTTTTGGAGGAAAAGCTGTTGATTTAATAATACAAAACACAAAGGATAAAATGCTAGGTCTTATCAATGGGGAACTGGTTATCACTGATATAGAAAAAGTGCTTAGTGCTACTAAACCCTTGGATATGGAATTATATCAATTGTCAGATGTATTATCATTTTAA